The sequence below is a genomic window from Gossypium hirsutum isolate 1008001.06 chromosome A11, Gossypium_hirsutum_v2.1, whole genome shotgun sequence.
tccattgcTGTCTGATAACTTGCATCGCTTTTCATTTGATGCTTCGTTGGGTTCAGTCACCTGGTAATGTGGGTGATTACCGAAtgttaaaatgaaaactttatcTGAAAAAGGAAGTTACAGCTTACAACTCTTTAAACTCTGTACCTGTACCTTTGAAGCATTTGCGGATGGGGATGATGAAGTGTCCTTTGTTTTTGCTTTGGGAACCGCCTTTCTTTTCCTTGAATTTGAAGCTTTCAAACCAGGCTCGCCATTGGGATTTTGTTCTGAAACGGTGGATTCCTCTTGAGAATTTGCTAACTCGGATCGGTCCTGCAATGGGGTGTTCTTGTTGGTGGTGGTGCCTTGAGATACCATTGCCTTTATAGAAGGACTACTGGAAACACGCGGTAGCTTGGCATTTGCTGCCAAGGGATTGGATCTATAAGCAGCAAATTCAGTATTGTCTTTGGGTCCGAATTGACTGGTTCGACCATTGAAACTCCTGCTTCCAAAGCAAGAGAATTTGGCTGCTCTCTCCGCAAATCCAGGATCAGCTGAGAAATCCGCCACGCTGGAATTCAGCCCCATCGCGGGAAGCTTCTCTTTAACCAAGCTATCCACCATTGTCAAGTTCAACTTAGGAGGGGAATTCAATGGGGTGCTATAACAAGAAGTGTTTGAACTGTTGTTGACATTGATGTAAGAAGACAGCAAGGGCTGAGAATGCGGGGGGATCTCACCACCGTTGCCGATGCTCCCCAATTTCCCTATCAATTCCCTGATTATTAAGCTCTCACTGGCGACATTGCAATTGGAAGCAGCTGGGGAAGACACCATGGAACTCAAGGCCGACTCAAACTGTAGACTATAATCCGTTGGTTTTTCCCAGTTGGGGGTGGGGAAACAATCTTGAGACTGAATTTCCATGGCTGAAGACAGAGACTGCCAATCTGACATTGGCATCGATGACCCAAAGTGCAATGGCGGTGCAGGTGATTGGATTCCTGCATTAACGAAAAACTGGTTCTCCATTCAATAAGTTTATTAATTCAACCTCAAAAGCCAGACCAAAAAATGGGCAATTCTTAAAAGGAAGAgatacaaaagaaaaaa
It includes:
- the LOC107922724 gene encoding transcription factor bHLH62 isoform X1 yields the protein MENQFFVNAGIQSPAPPLHFGSSMPMSDWQSLSSAMEIQSQDCFPTPNWEKPTDYSLQFESALSSMVSSPAASNCNVASESLIIRELIGKLGSIGNGGEIPPHSQPLLSSYINVNNSSNTSCYSTPLNSPPKLNLTMVDSLVKEKLPAMGLNSSVADFSADPGFAERAAKFSCFGSRSFNGRTSQFGPKDNTEFAAYRSNPLAANAKLPRVSSSPSIKAMVSQGTTTNKNTPLQDRSELANSQEESTVSEQNPNGEPGLKASNSRKRKAVPKAKTKDTSSSPSANASKVQVTEPNEASNEKRCKLSDSNGNENGSAKAEEDAKGDKANNTKAPEPPKDYIHVRARRGQATDSHSLAERVRREKISERMKLLQNLVPGCNKVTGKALMLDEIINYVQSLQRQVEFLSMKLASVNTRLDFNVESLMSKDIFQPNNTLQQPIFPINSSASTFFGHQPQQNPALHSNMSNGTMTQCSVDPLDTAICPKLNTHLPQINQFVETVPPQYPTFCEGDLETIVHMGFGQNQSQDMALHSQNFQGSNQVSHMKVEL
- the LOC107922724 gene encoding transcription factor bHLH62 isoform X2 is translated as MENQFFVNAGIQSPAPPLHFGSSMPMSDWQSLSSAMEIQSQDCFPTPNWEKPTDYSLQFESALSSMVSSPAASNCNVASESLIIRELIGKLGSIGNGGEIPPHSQPLLSSYINVNNSSNTSCYSTPLNSPPKLNLTMVDSLVKEKLPAMGLNSSVADFSADPGFAERAAKFSCFGSRSFNGRTSQFGPKDNTEFAAYRSNPLAANAKLPRVSSSPSIKAMVSQGTTTNKNTPLQDRSELANSQEESTVSEQNPNGEPGLKASNSRKRKAVPKAKTKDTSSSPSANASKVTEPNEASNEKRCKLSDSNGNENGSAKAEEDAKGDKANNTKAPEPPKDYIHVRARRGQATDSHSLAERVRREKISERMKLLQNLVPGCNKVTGKALMLDEIINYVQSLQRQVEFLSMKLASVNTRLDFNVESLMSKDIFQPNNTLQQPIFPINSSASTFFGHQPQQNPALHSNMSNGTMTQCSVDPLDTAICPKLNTHLPQINQFVETVPPQYPTFCEGDLETIVHMGFGQNQSQDMALHSQNFQGSNQVSHMKVEL